From Mesorhizobium sp. Pch-S:
GTGAGACGAACAGGGCTGTGTCACAACGCAGTTGATCTTTCAGATCAGAACTTCTTGCCCAGGTTGATCAGGAAGCCGTTGTCGGTGCCGCCATCGCTGCCGAACAGGCCGCGATATTCGAGCCGGACTGCAAAATCCTGCGTCGTCTGGATGTTCATCCCCAGCCCGAGCATGAAACGGTCCTTTGCCGATCCGTCGATCGAGGTGTGATAGAACGGCCCGCCGAACATGTCCGCGTAGTTCATCGTGATCGCGCTGTCGCCCTGGAAGTCATGCTGATACTCCAGCCTGAGTTGCGGCGTGATCACGCCGAAGCTGACGGGGATCTTATAGGCCAGCCTCAGACCAAGGTTCCCGGTGACGGTGTCGATATCCTGCTCGCCATAATGCAGCGCCAGTGACGGATCGCCTTTTTCGGTGAAGGCATCCAGCGTGGCGCGAGCCACGTCCAGGCGCGCGTATGGCGAAATCAGCCAGTTCTCGACCTGATACTTGGCGCCCGCCGAGACCGAGGCGAACCACTGACCGCCGTCGCGCTCACCGGTGACGAAGCCACCGCCTGATGTCAGGTAGCGCTTGGAATCGAACGAGAGCCATTGGTAGCCAAGCAGGCCGTCGATGAAGAAGTTCTGACCCGGGTGGTAGCTGGCATAGAGCCCTGCCGTGTAGGCCTTGCCGGTGCTGCGGCTGCCATTGTCGCCGATGTCACTGACATCCCGGCCGTAGCCGACACCAAGCCCGAGCGCGAACGCACGGCTGAATCGATAGTCGATGCCGCCGCTGAGCCCTGTCGTCTCGAACTTGTAGCCGTCATCGCCTTCCCGGTCGCCGACGTTGATCGAACCCCCCGTCCAGATCGTCACCTTGCTGTGGCCGAAGCTGCCGGTGCCGAAGCCGCCAGGTGTGCTCGCCGTGGTGCTGTCGTCCAGATACGATTTGAAGGGCAAGTCCTTTTCGGCCGCTACCTGACGGCTGCCGCAGGATTCGCCGTGCGGAACCAGATCGTCCTTGCCGCAGGTGCTGTTGAAGGAAAGGGCAATGCCCTGGACAAAGGCCAGGGTGTCGGTGGGTTCCTGGCCATTGTCACCGTCATGCAGCCCCTCCAGCCGCTGCTGGAAGTTGCCGATCTGCGAGTTTGCGAAGCGGCGTGTCGCGGCCGTCTCCGCGTTGAGGATGCCCATGACTTCGCTGTCGCGCGTCGGGTCGGGCCGCCCCTGGACGTTGATCGTGATCGCGGTCACCGCCGAGGTTGCGTAGGCGTTGCTGAGCGTGAAGGTCACCGTCACGGTGCCTTCGAACGTCGTCGTCGGCGTGAAGGTCATCTGGTAGCCGTTGAGCGACGTCGTACCGGATGACGATGGTGGCACCGAAACCAGGCTTGCGCTGGTGAACGGACCGCCGCTGGCGTCCTTGGCAAGATCGACAACGACTGCCTTGCCCGACATCGTGGTGACACTCTGCGCGACGGCAACCGGACGCGGCCTGACATTGACGGTTACCAATGCCGGCGCGGACGTTCCGCCCGGACCGCTCGCCGTGTATTGCAGGCTGTCGGAGCCGGTGAAGGAGGCGCCAGGCGTGTAGACGATGTCGGTGCCGCTCACTATGGCGGTGCCGTGTCCCGGCGCACTGACGATCGCGATCGCGGTGATCGTCCCGGTATCATTGGCGAGGACGTTGATGGTTACAGGCTGGCCATCGAGTGTCTGGGCCGTATCAGGATTGGCGACCGGCGGGTTGTTGGCGATCGCCAGCGTGTAGACTGCGGACCCCGTGTAGCCGAGATGGTCCGTTGCCGTCACCGTGAAAGTGGATGAACCGACGACCGTGGGGGTGCCCGAGAAGACGCCGGCCGATGACAGGGATATGCCGGGCGGCAGTGTGCCGCTTGTCACCGCGAAGCCGTAGGGCGTGCTGCCGCCGTTTGCGGTCAGCGCCTGGTTGTAGGGGAGGCCATATTGGCCGTCCGGCAGAGCGCCTGGAGAAAGCGTAATGGTCGGGGCGGCGATGACAAGCGTGTACGCCACGCTCGTGGTGCCGGCGGTTCCGGTCGTGCTGTCGGTCACCGTCACGGTGAAGTTGAAGGTGCCGTCGACGGTTGGCGTGCCTGAAAGCAGGCCTGCCCCAGACAAAGTCAGGCCGGTAGGCAGCGCACCCGCGGTAACCGAGAACGTATATGGCGCGTTGCCACCGCTTGCCGTCAATGTCTGGCTGTAAGCGGTTCCGGCGGTGCCGGATGGCACGCTGGGCGGCAGCATGGTCAGGCTGGGTACGGCAACGGTCATGGTGTACGGGCGTGACCCTGTTTGACCGTGGGCGTCGCTTGCCGTGATCGTGAATGAAAAATTGCCGGCTGCCGTCGGAGTGCCCGACAGCGCTCCGGTTGGACCGAGCACCATGCCAGGCGGCAGTGTGCCCGCGGTCACCGAGAAGCTGTAGGGAGCAACCGCACCGGTTGCCGTCACGGTGTCCGAGTAGTTTGAACCGGCTGTCGCGTTCGCCAGCGTTGTCGGATTGACCACGACAACAGGTGTCGCGACCTGCAATGTGTAGCTGACATCGGTCGAGAAGGGCGCTCCGGCTCCGGTGCTGCTGTCCGTCGCCCTGACGGTGACATTGTAGGAACCTGGCACGGTGGCGGTTCCCGAAAGCTCGCCGCTGCCGCTGAGGTTCAAGCCGGTGGGAAGTGTACCGGCAGAAACGGTGTAGCTGTAGGGGGTCGTGCCGCCGGATGCCGTGAACTGCTGGCTGAACGCTGCGCCATAGGTCACCGGAATGGTACCCGCCGGTGGCGTCAGTCCGAGCGTCGGCGCGCCGACGGTCAGCGTGAATGGCTGGGATATCGATACGGGACCGGTTCCGCTGCTGCTGTCGGTGGCTGTGACGGTGAGATTGAAGGAGCCGGCCGCCGTTGGCGTCCCGGAGACGGTAACGCTGTTGGAGGTCGTCCCCGTGGTGGAAAGCCCCGCCGGCAAACCGCTTACCGCCACGGTGTATGGCGCCGCGCCGCCGGATGCGGTGAAGGTCTGGGTGTAGGTAGCGCCAACCTGCGCCGCGAGCGGACCGGAGGCGTTCACGACGATCGTCGGATCGCCGACGGTGATGGTGACCGTCGCCGGCGCGGAGGTTCCACCACTGTTTGTCGCGGTGTAGGTGAACGTGTCAGGGCCACGATATCCGGGGGTGGGCGTGTAGCTGATCGACAGGCCGGTTGCCGTGGCGGTGCCGTGGTCAGCCAATGTGGCAATAGCGACGGACAGCGCCGCCCCACCGGTGATGTTCAGCGTCACCGGATTGGCGCTGCTGCCGTAACCGACAGTGGCGGACACCGGATTGGCGACTGGCGGAATGTCGATGATCTGGACCGAGTAGGCGGTGCTGCCGGTGGCGGCCGTGCCTGTGGTGCTGTCCGTCGCCGTCACGGTGAAGTTGAAGGTACCCGGGGCGGTCGGTGTGCCTGACAGCGTGCCGGTCGTGGACAATGTCAGCCCCGCAGGCTGCGCACCGGACGTGATGGCAAAGGTGTATGGGCTATTACCGCCGCTTGCCGACAGTGTCTGGTTGTAACCGGACGCGACCGAGCCGTCTGGAAGGCTGGGGGGCGATACGGTCAGGCTGGGAAGGCCGACCGTCAAATTGTAAGGCCGTGTGCCTGTCTGGCCGTTGGCGTCGGTTGCCGTGACCGTGAATGCGAAGGTGCCGGATTGTGTCGGCGTGCCTGTGAGCTGGCCATCCGTGGCCAATGACAGCCCGGCCCGGAGCGTGGCCGGTACGGTCGAGAATGTGTAGGGCCCAATACCGCCGGATGCGGTGAAGGTGGCGGAATAACTCGAAGCTGCCGTGGCGTTTGTCAGCGTCGAGGGTGAAACCACGATGGAGGGTGCTGCGACCTGCATCACGTAGTTCTGTGTCCGGGCAAACGGTGCGCCGGTGCCGGTGCTGCTGTCCGTTGCCCGAACCGAGAAGGTGAACAGTCCCGTTACGGTCGGTGTTCCCGAGAGCACACCGGAGGTGGGGTCCAGCGACAAGCCTGCCGGCAGTGCTCCGGCACTGACGGTATAGGTGTAAGGCCCTGTACCGCCGGAGGCAGTGTATTGTTGGCTGTATGCTGTCGCATAGGTCGCGCTGAGTGTTCCCGCCGGCGGCGTCAGGGCAAGGGTTGGTGCGCTCACCGACAGGGTAAAGGGCTGAGAAATCGAGACCGGACCGGTGCCGGTACTGCTGTCGGTGCCCGTGACATCGAGGTTGAAACTGCCGGCCGCGGTTGGTGTTCCGGAGACAGTAACGCTGCTGGAGGTCGTCCCCGTTGTGGAAAGCCCGGCCGGTAGGCCGCTTACCGCCAGTGTGTATGGCGCAGCGCCGCCCGATGCGGTGAAGGTCTGCGTATAGGCGACGCCGATCTGCGCGGTCAGTGCATTGGATGGGGTGACGGTGATCGTCGGATTGCTGACCGTGATGGTGACGGTTGCCGGCGCCGAAGTCCCCGCCGAATTGGTCGCCGTATAGGTGAAGGAATCCGAGCCGCGGAAGCCCGTATTGGGCTGGTAGGTGATCGATGTCCCGCTCGCGATGGCCGTCCCGTTGGCTGCTGCAGTGCCGATCGCGACGGAAGTCGGTGTCCCGCCTGTGGTGTTGAGGGTGATTGGATTGGCGCCGCTGTTGTAGCCAACAGTGGCTGAAACCGGATTGGCGACCGGCGGGATGTTGACGATTGTCAGAGCGTAGCCGCGCGGCGCGCTGGAATAGGGAGCGCCGGTGCCTGTGCTGTTGTCCGTTGCGGTGACCGCGAAGTTGAAATTGCCGGCAGCGGTCGGTGTACCGGACAAGGTGCCGGTTGAGGCAGACAGAGTGATGCCGGGAGGAAGCGCGCCAGCTGTGACGACATATGTATAGGGCGAGGTGCCACCGGAAGCCGGATTGAGTGTGGCCGAATAAGCCGCGCCCATCGTGCCATTGGCCAAAGTCGTGGCCGGCAGCGTGATGGTCGGTGCGGCGACCGTCAGGGAATAGGGCTGAGTACCGCTGAACGGCCCGGGCGCGCCGCTGGCGTCTGTGGCCCTGACGGTGAAGTTGAACGTTCCGCCCGCAGTCGGCGTGCCGGAAATCGTGCCTCCTGGAGCGAGCGTGAGTCCGGCGGGAAGCGAGCCTGAGATGACGGAAAATGTATAGGGAGATACGCCGCCGCTGGCAGTGACGGTGGTGCTGTAGGCCGATCCGACAGCCGCTCCGCCCGGCAGGGTTGTCGGGGCTACCACGATGGTTGGCGCGGCATTGATGTCGACGGTTACGGTGTGGAGTTTCAGCCAGACACCGCCAGTCGAGATCGTGGTGCTGTCCTGCACTTTTATCGTGAAGGTGAAGCTGCCCAGGGTCGTTGGGGTGCCGGAAAGCAGGCCGCCGCCGGACAGTGACAATCCAGGCGGCAGGGTGCCTGTTTCAAGAGTGTAGGCATAAGGCGCAGTACCGCCGCTCGTGCTGAATTGCTGGCTGTAGGCAATACCCTGCGCGCCAGCTGCAGGGCTGGCCGGCGAAACAACCATTGTCGGTCCGGGAACGCTGAAACTGTAGCTTTTGTCGGCCGTCAATGCCGTGGGCGATGTCGAATCCGTCACGTGCACGGTATAATTGTAGGGACCTGAGCCGGTCGGAGTGCCTGAAATCCTGCCGTTTGTCGCAAGGGTGAGCCCCGGCGGCAGGCTGCCGCCACCCGGAGTGTAGGTATAGGGCGCCGTGCCATTGGCGGATGTCAGGGTCTGATCATAGAAAACGCTGATCTGGGGCGTTGGCAGGCTTGCCGGGCTGACGGTAATCGGCGAGGAGGCGGGGGTGATCGTAACGTTGACCGTCACGACACCAGCAGAGGCGTCCTTGAAGGTGAAGGTGTCCGTGGTGGCACCATCGCCGTTGTTGACATAGGTCAGCAATCCTGCGGCGGCATTATCGATCGTTACATGTCCATGCGCGGGTTGCACCACGTCGCTTTGCGGGTTTGTGCCGAAGGGGTCGCATGACGACGCATTGATTTGTTTGCTGCCACCAGACACCACTGTGATGGCAATAGGTGTGGGGCACCCGACCGACGGAGCCGCCTGTACCGGAGAGGCCGCCCCGGCAGCGAGGCAAACAAGCGCCAGCATGCCCAACCACAGCACGAAGCCGCTTGCAAGCGTACGCGCACGCTCGGTGCGATACTTTGTATTCCAGTTCAATGCATGCCCCCATGCCGGAAATTTGTACGCTTTATTGCCGAGTCGGAGAATTCTTCGATATCAAATGTACCGATGGATTCGAAATGCCTGCACGATTTCTATCGTGGATTCCCACTCGAAGTAGATCATGAAGTTTTATTCATGTCCACCTTGAGCTTAAAAATACACTTGCAGAATCCATGAATCGTGAGCAATATCAATATAATGTCTTGAGCTTGGGTGATTGGGGGAGATAATGGCCGAAGTTTTCCTCGGGCAGATCATGATGACCGGTTTTGCTTTCGCGCAAAAGGGTTTCGCCTTTTGTAATGGGGCGATTGTGTCGATCTCCCAGAATCAAGCGCTCTTTTCGCTTCTGGGTACGGTATACGGTGGCAACGGCACGACGAATTTTGCGTTACCCAACCTGCAGAGCCGCACACCTGTCGGGTTTGGATCCTCGGTCGATCCGTCCTGGCAGCCTTCACCCTATGCGTTGGGAGAAACTGGCGGCGCTGAGAATGTCACGCTGCTCGTCCAGCAACTGCCGGCACACAATCATGTCGGCAACGCAACCACGACAGCGGGTGCCGGACGCAGCCCCGGCAACGCGCTTTATGGCACCACCACGAATGCAATTTATGCCGCACCGGGTGGCCGTGTGGTTCCCTTGGCGACTCCGACCGTTACCTTTGTCGGTGGCAATCAGTCACACCCGAACATCCAGCCTTACGAGACGATCAACTACAACATCGCGATGAACGGAATCTACCCGTCGCGCTCGTGACATCGGCCAGCCAGCGCAACCTCTGCACGGAGATCATCGATGAGTGAGCCCTATGTTGGCGAAATCCGGATGTTCGGTTTTCCGCGCGTGCCGAACGGATGGCTGCCTTGCAATGGAGGACTGTATTCCATTGCCGAGTATGAAGTGCTGTACCAATTGATCGGTACGACTTATGGAGGCGACGGACAGGTTACTTTCGCCACTCCCCAACTTTCCGGGCGCGTTCCGATACACCAGGGGACTGGTCCCGGCCTTTCGCGCTACATTATCGGCCAGATGGCAGGCAGTGAATCAGTGACTTTGCTGCCGATGCAGATACCGCAGCACAATCATTCGATGACCGCGACGCAGTCGACCGCCAACGCCACCTCCGTTAGCACGACCGTGGAACTCGGTGCCGTTACGAACGACACGATGTACGTGACCGATCTTACCGGAGCTGCGCCCGTGGTTTCCGCTCCACAATCGACACAACCCAGCGGTGGAAGTTCACCTCACGACAACACAATGCCGACCTTGACGGTGCAGTTCTGCATCGCCTGGGCCGGAATTTACCCATCGCAAGGCTGAACAGCGCTGAGGGTTGTTTAACGGAACCGGTTCGTCATCAAGATCGCAGGAATGTCCCAATGACCACGCCTTTCATCGGTGAGATACAGGTTTTCGGTTTCAACTTCGCTCCCCGCGGATGGGCGTTCTGCAGTGGTTCGCTTGTGCCGATCCAACAGTATTCGGCGCTTTTCTCACTGCTGGGCGTCAATTATGGCGGCAATGGCACCACCAATTTTCAGCTGCCTAACCTCGTCAATCGCGCTGGCTGCAATCAGGGCCGGGGGCCAGGATTGACTCCGCGCGCCATTGGCGAAACGTTCGGCGAAAATAGCGAGACATTGACGGTGGCCGAAATGCCGGCCCACATGCATCAGTTTACGATATACAATCAAAGTGATGGAACCAAGAAAGCGGCCTCGCCCTCCGCCGGCAATTCTTTGACGTCGCCGGCGAACACAAGTGCATTTGTCGCGGGTCACAGGCGAACGCGCAGTTCATACCCAACATGATAGGTTTAAACGGCGGCAGCCAGCCACACGAGAATCGGCAACCCTACATCGCGATCAACTACTGTATAGCGATGGCGGGCGCCTTCCCGTCCTTTGGATGATGGGGCTTCTTGGCGTGGAACCGTTGCCGGCATTTCCTGCCGGTGCGAATTCTCAGCTCAAGCTGTCTCATGGCGCGGCCCGCGCAGCGACGTATGAAGATATTGTATTCCTGCGTCGGCTCTACTGGTCCTTCCGTATGGACGAAATGGAACCGGTGCCCTGGCCGCCGGAACTGAAATGGGCGTTCATCGACCAGCAGTTCGATCTGCAGCATCGCCACTATGTGGCGCGGTTCTCAGAGGCTGATTTCCTTATTTTGCTGCACGGGAACGAGCCGATTGGCAGGCTCTATGTCGATACCGCCGCCGAGCAATGGCACGTCATCGACATCGGCTTCCTGCCACAGTGGCGCAACCTCGGCAAAGGGCAGGTCATGCTGAAAACGATCCAGCGCCAAGCCAGGGCCCGCTCGGCCAGCGTCATGCTGCATGTCGAGCGTCGAAATGTCAGGGCTCAGGCTCTCTATCGCCGCCTGCACTTTCGTGAAACCGAAGCCGGCGACACGCACATTCAGATGCAATGGACGGCGTCCTGAGCGTCATCGCGGCAGCCAGAACCCGTTAGTTGAAGATCGCCTGATAGACGATGCCGTCCTTATCCCTGGCGACGGGAACGAGGAAGATGTCCATCTGACCGAGGGTGGCGTTTTTCAGCTTGTAGAGTTTTTGCGGCAGCACCACCTGCGAACCGCTCCGGAACATCAGGGAAAAGGGAGATCGTCGCATTCCGGGAAAGCCGGATTCCGGCAAAGGGCGGGCCTCCGCCAGGGTAAGCGCTACCGAACTCTCTCCAAGCTCGATGTCGAACGCGCTGCCGACGCTGCCGGCGAAATGACTGAGTGTTACGATTTCCATGATTTATCCGCCCCATCGGATCGTTGGCAAAGCACAAGTCACGCACTTGTGCGAAGCCTCTTCGAGAATAACGTGTGCGCCGGCTTTCCGACATTGTATTTTTTCAAGGCATGCCAAGGTTCCGTTGGATCTTTCCTTTAATACAAGGCGGAATGATCTGCCGGATTCCAGTGATTGCCTGTCGGCAAGGCGAGGTCGTCAGCTTTACGGCCTTTCACCGCGCTACAACGCCTCCAGGCTTATCGTGGGCGGTGCGGTCATCAGCCTGGAAGGCTGGTTCACGACGGAGCCGCTGCCGAAAAAAGCGACGAACAGGATCGACGTTCCCCAGTTGAAGTCGAATGAATAGCTGTTGCCGCCAGCCGTTGCATAGTAACCGGCCGGGGCCGGCGTGGGGTGACCGGGGCCGGTATCGCCATACTGCGAGTTCAGCGCGATGGCATAGGCATTGTTGCCACTCGTATCCTGAGGTCCGCCGATGATGGCGAACAGGCACAGGTTGGCCGAATTGGCCTGGAAGCCAAGCTGCATGTATTGCGGTTCGGTGATCGCCTGCAGTGTACCGTTGACGGGAACTGGAATGGGTTCGCCTGTGGTCGGCAATGTTACAGGCAGCGCCCCGATGCCGGGGCCATAGGCAGCGATCCAGATCGGCGTGTTGTTGTTCGTGCTGATGTTGGTCACGTTCAGATTGTTGGCCTGCCAGTTGCTGATCAGGACTGTCGGCTGCAGCGCAAGCGCCGGCGCCAGCAGGAACTGTGGCTGGCCGCCACCGCTGGTCAGCGCCAGCTTGCCGGCATTGTTCATCGGAGAGCTGTTCTGAAAAGCCAGGATCATCGACCCGGCCGGTGTCTGCGTCATCGTTGCGCTTTGACGCACTGCCAATGTCACTGGCAAGCCATTCCAATCCGACGCTGCGGGGGGCTGATCGAATAGGGTGAATTCCGAAGGCGGCATGGCTTCCGTTCGAACTGAGGCCGCGGCGAAAATGCTCAAAGGCATAGATTACAAAGACTGCAGCAATGCCGTCACTGGTGCTGCCGTCTGCGGCGACAGATTGACCACATAGACAGACGCAGCGCCCCAGTTGAAAGGCAGCGCGTATCTGTTGCCGGCGGCGGTTGCAAAAAAACCGGCCGGCGGAGCCGGCAAGGGGGGCGGCCCGGTGTCGCCGCCTGGTGCATTGAGGGCAATCACATAGGCGTTGTTGCCGGACTGGTCCTGGGGACCGCCCACGACGGCAACAACTTCGAGATTGCTCGTACTTGCACTGAACCCGAGCTGCATCCAGTTCGGTGTCGTCGTTCCCTGAACGGCCTGGCGCATCGCCAGCTGGACCGGCGTGCCGATTGTCAGCGGCCCGGGTTGCATGCCGGGGATGCCCGGGCCATAGGCCTGAACGAGGATTGGGGTCGCGGCATTGACGCTGATGTTTGTGAGCGTGAGGTTGTTGGCCTGCCAGTTCGCGGTCAAGATGCTGATCATCCGGGCCAGCGCCGGAACCGGAAGGATCGTCGGATCGCTGCCGCCCGAAGTGATGGCAAGCCTGCCGGCATTGTTCTGCTGCGACTGGTTGAAGTAGCCGACGATGAGGGAGCCGTTGGGCGTCTGCGGCATCGTTACGCTGCCGCGCACGGCGAGCGTCTGCGGCAAGCCGTTCCAGGCCGCGTTGACCATGCCTTCCGGGACGACGTCGCGCATGTCGGGAAGTCCTATTTCTTGCCGCCGTTGTGGTGGGAGCCGGCGCGTGGGCCGGCTCCCGCGTTTCAGTCACAGAGACAGCAGTTGTGCCGTCAGGGACGAGGCAGTCGAAGGCGACATGTTCGCCACGTAGACAACCGAGGAACCCCAGTTGAATTCGAAAGAATAGTTGTTGCCGCCCGTGGTCGCATAATAGCCCTGCGGAGCTGGCGTCCCCGTGCCTGGGCCGGTGTTGCCGGAGGGCGAGTTCAGCGCGATGGCATAGGCGTTGTTGCCCGATGCATCCTGCGGGCCGCCGACGACGGCGACGATGATCAACTGGCCCGTATTCGTTCCAAGCGCCAGCTGCATCCAGTTCGGGGTCGAGGTCCCCTGCGCGACAGCGCCAGGCTTGAGGGTCAGCGCGGTGTTGATGGCGAGTGTGACCGGCTTCTGGCCGGGCAGGCCGGGACCGAACGCTTCGATCCAGATCGGGGTGGCGGCCGCGACGCTGACATTGGTGACGTTGAGGTTGTTCGCCTGCCAGTTGTTGACGAGGATGTTGGGCTGCGAGAGCAGTGCCGGCGCGTTGAGGAATGATGGCTGCGAGCCACCCGAAGTCAGCGCCAGTTTGCCGGCATTGTTCAGCGAAGCGGTGTTCTGGTAGGCGAAGACCATCGAACCGTTGGTCGTCTGCGGCATTGCCGCACTTTCGCGGTAGGCCAGCGTCAGCGGCGAGCCGTCCCAGTTGGTGGTGGATGCATTAGCACCGAGGATATTGTATTTCGCGGTCGTTGCCATCGATTTGCCTCGCGGTTTGCGGTTTAAGACTGTTGGTCCTGCACGTTGTCGAGCGGCGGCCTTACCGTCGCCCTGTCGTTGTCTCGTCATCGGAGATGCGGCCACATTTCATGGCTGCGGCCCGATTCATCAGGTTTCGAAAACGGCTTTCCTCCTTCCGGTCATGTCCGCGCGACGCCGCCGCAAAAGCCGCCAGGGCGGTCAGTTGGCGTCGATGTCCGTGAGCTTCAGTTGCAGATTGCTGAAGCGCAGCACCGGCGTGTTGACGCCGCTGAGCGCTGCATAAAGCGTGATGTCGAAGACCAGCATTGCCCCGGCCGGCACTGCATTGGCGCCAAACACGATGTCGTTGCCGGATGCCCAGCCGGCGATCGCCTCGGCAAAAAGCGCCGCGAAATCGCCAAGTTGCGCCGGTTGCTGGCCATCGATCTCGAACGAGCGCGCCAACACGATCGGAACCAGCGGGCTGATCGAGGCGCTGTCGAAAGCGCCTCCGGCAACCGCGGGCAGTGGGAACTGATACGAACAACCCACCTTCACACGCCTTGTCGTCGCATCCGCGAGATTGGCGGCCGCATGAGCACCGAGCAGCGACTGTGTCTGCGTCGGGTCGGCCAGAAGGTCCGCCATGATGGTGTAGATGCGCTGGCACAGGCTCGCTGGCGACGATGGGCAGGCGCTCCCGGCCCCTTGGCCGGGCAGTGTCGTCACGTCGATCGGTGTGGCATTGTCGATGAATGGGGTGACGGGCTGGCTCGGCCGTACCTGCGGCGTCTTGTAGACGAATTCCGACACCACCTGCCACGCCGACTTGTCAGCGGCCTCGAGCGTGATCAGGTTGCGCTCGATCTGCACGACGGCCAGTGCGTTCTCTGCCGCGAGTACATTGAGCGCATCGACTTCGATCGTGTGCGCAACGCCGAAACCACCCGACGCGGCATTCTCTACCTCGAACAACAGGCCGTTGGGTGGCGATGGCTGGACCGGATGCTGGTTCGGGTAAGGAGTCAGGTTCGACGGGTCGAGCGCGGTAACGGTCAGCGCGACATTGGCAAAGCTCGATTCACCCTGCGCGGCTGGCCACTGCACTTCGATCAGCCGCGTCGTTCCGTCCGGCTGCAGTGCATCGGTGACGACGTAGCTGTCCGTGACGCTCGCCAGGCGCTGCGCATCGACAAGGTTCAGACCCGGATTCCAGTCCTTGTTTGCAGTCACTTCGCCGATGGCGGTGGCGAAAGCGTCAACGGCGTCTGCCCAGGCCGGATCGGCGGGGTTGCGCAGCAGCGGACCGATGGCGCCATAGACCGCAGAAGTACGCGCCAGCGCCGTGAACAGATCATAGGGGCCATCAATGCCCGGACCGTCGCCGACGCGGTTCGGTGAGCTGTCCGAGGCGGCGCTGAGCCTGGTGTTGTAGGTGACGGCGGTGTTGATCTGATCCTGGGCAACCAGGAACGCCTGATAGGTATAGAGGTAGCTCCAGTCCGCGCCGTCGGCGATCGGATTGCCCGAAGCCGATGCCGGCGTGTACTTCGACCATGTCTGGCCGATCATTGTCGGCGGCGTCGGATACTGGCGGTAGACCACCGGTATGGTCGTCAGCGTGTCGGCGGGGCCGATATGCGGTACGCCCTGTGGATAGGGATCGATCAATTGCAGCCAGATCGAAGGGCGTGCCTCGCCCGGGGCGCCCGCCGGGGCCAGGAAGTATTGCAGATTGGTCACGGCGAAGCGCAGGTCGAACGGCACAACCGCCGCTGCCGCGGCATCGGGATCGCCATAGAGGAAAGTGAGCGGACTGGCGCCTGTGCTGCTGATGCCGACATGCGCGGTTGACAGGCCGGAGTTCTGCCGTGTGGCCGAGAAGGTGCCGGCGCCCGAGCCGCTGGCCGCCATGGTGATGGTGAAGGTCGTGTCGCTAGTGACGTCGACGTCGTAGACACCGTTCGTCGGCAATTGGCCGGAACTCGCCTGGAACATCATGAGCACCCGGCTGCCATCGGTCAGGCCATGCGGATTGCCGGTCGTTGCCGACA
This genomic window contains:
- a CDS encoding putative Ig domain-containing protein; amino-acid sequence: MNWNTKYRTERARTLASGFVLWLGMLALVCLAAGAASPVQAAPSVGCPTPIAITVVSGGSKQINASSCDPFGTNPQSDVVQPAHGHVTIDNAAAGLLTYVNNGDGATTDTFTFKDASAGVVTVNVTITPASSPITVSPASLPTPQISVFYDQTLTSANGTAPYTYTPGGGSLPPGLTLATNGRISGTPTGSGPYNYTVHVTDSTSPTALTADKSYSFSVPGPTMVVSPASPAAGAQGIAYSQQFSTSGGTAPYAYTLETGTLPPGLSLSGGGLLSGTPTTLGSFTFTIKVQDSTTISTGGVWLKLHTVTVDINAAPTIVVAPTTLPGGAAVGSAYSTTVTASGGVSPYTFSVISGSLPAGLTLAPGGTISGTPTAGGTFNFTVRATDASGAPGPFSGTQPYSLTVAAPTITLPATTLANGTMGAAYSATLNPASGGTSPYTYVVTAGALPPGITLSASTGTLSGTPTAAGNFNFAVTATDNSTGTGAPYSSAPRGYALTIVNIPPVANPVSATVGYNSGANPITLNTTGGTPTSVAIGTAAANGTAIASGTSITYQPNTGFRGSDSFTYTATNSAGTSAPATVTITVSNPTITVTPSNALTAQIGVAYTQTFTASGGAAPYTLAVSGLPAGLSTTGTTSSSVTVSGTPTAAGSFNLDVTGTDSSTGTGPVSISQPFTLSVSAPTLALTPPAGTLSATYATAYSQQYTASGGTGPYTYTVSAGALPAGLSLDPTSGVLSGTPTVTGLFTFSVRATDSSTGTGAPFARTQNYVMQVAAPSIVVSPSTLTNATAASSYSATFTASGGIGPYTFSTVPATLRAGLSLATDGQLTGTPTQSGTFAFTVTATDANGQTGTRPYNLTVGLPSLTVSPPSLPDGSVASGYNQTLSASGGNSPYTFAITSGAQPAGLTLSTTGTLSGTPTAPGTFNFTVTATDSTTGTAATGSTAYSVQIIDIPPVANPVSATVGYGSSANPVTLNITGGAALSVAIATLADHGTATATGLSISYTPTPGYRGPDTFTYTATNSGGTSAPATVTITVGDPTIVVNASGPLAAQVGATYTQTFTASGGAAPYTVAVSGLPAGLSTTGTTSNSVTVSGTPTAAGSFNLTVTATDSSSGTGPVSISQPFTLTVGAPTLGLTPPAGTIPVTYGAAFSQQFTASGGTTPYSYTVSAGTLPTGLNLSGSGELSGTATVPGSYNVTVRATDSSTGAGAPFSTDVSYTLQVATPVVVVNPTTLANATAGSNYSDTVTATGAVAPYSFSVTAGTLPPGMVLGPTGALSGTPTAAGNFSFTITASDAHGQTGSRPYTMTVAVPSLTMLPPSVPSGTAGTAYSQTLTASGGNAPYTFSVTAGALPTGLTLSGAGLLSGTPTVDGTFNFTVTVTDSTTGTAGTTSVAYTLVIAAPTITLSPGALPDGQYGLPYNQALTANGGSTPYGFAVTSGTLPPGISLSSAGVFSGTPTVVGSSTFTVTATDHLGYTGSAVYTLAIANNPPVANPDTAQTLDGQPVTINVLANDTGTITAIAIVSAPGHGTAIVSGTDIVYTPGASFTGSDSLQYTASGPGGTSAPALVTVNVRPRPVAVAQSVTTMSGKAVVVDLAKDASGGPFTSASLVSVPPSSSGTTSLNGYQMTFTPTTTFEGTVTVTFTLSNAYATSAVTAITINVQGRPDPTRDSEVMGILNAETAATRRFANSQIGNFQQRLEGLHDGDNGQEPTDTLAFVQGIALSFNSTCGKDDLVPHGESCGSRQVAAEKDLPFKSYLDDSTTASTPGGFGTGSFGHSKVTIWTGGSINVGDREGDDGYKFETTGLSGGIDYRFSRAFALGLGVGYGRDVSDIGDNGSRSTGKAYTAGLYASYHPGQNFFIDGLLGYQWLSFDSKRYLTSGGGFVTGERDGGQWFASVSAGAKYQVENWLISPYARLDVARATLDAFTEKGDPSLALHYGEQDIDTVTGNLGLRLAYKIPVSFGVITPQLRLEYQHDFQGDSAITMNYADMFGGPFYHTSIDGSAKDRFMLGLGMNIQTTQDFAVRLEYRGLFGSDGGTDNGFLINLGKKF
- a CDS encoding tail fiber protein, with the translated sequence MAEVFLGQIMMTGFAFAQKGFAFCNGAIVSISQNQALFSLLGTVYGGNGTTNFALPNLQSRTPVGFGSSVDPSWQPSPYALGETGGAENVTLLVQQLPAHNHVGNATTTAGAGRSPGNALYGTTTNAIYAAPGGRVVPLATPTVTFVGGNQSHPNIQPYETINYNIAMNGIYPSRS
- a CDS encoding tail fiber protein; its protein translation is MSEPYVGEIRMFGFPRVPNGWLPCNGGLYSIAEYEVLYQLIGTTYGGDGQVTFATPQLSGRVPIHQGTGPGLSRYIIGQMAGSESVTLLPMQIPQHNHSMTATQSTANATSVSTTVELGAVTNDTMYVTDLTGAAPVVSAPQSTQPSGGSSPHDNTMPTLTVQFCIAWAGIYPSQG